The genomic segment CCGTGCCCGACGCCATGGGTCTGGGCCTGTCTTTTGCTGAAGGTGAGGGCCCGCGTTTCGCCGACCCCATCCGCGACCCGCGACAGATCGACAAGCTGCCGGTGCCCGACCCCAATGTAGAACTGCGCTACGTGATGGATGCGGTGTCCACCATCAAGCGCGCGCTGGACAGCCGCATGCCGCTGATCGGCTTTGCCGGCAGCCCGTGGACGCTGGCCACCTACATGATTGAAGGCGGCAGCTCCAAGGACTTCGCGCGCGCCAAAGCCCTGATGTATGACGCGCCCGACGCCATGGAAGCGCTGTTGGCCAAGCTCAGCGCCGCCACCAGCCTGTATCTGCAGGCGCAGATCGAACACGGCGCCGACGCAGTGATGATTTTCGACACCTGGGGCGGCGCGCTCACGCCGGAGGCCTATGTGCAGTTCTCGCTGGAGCCGATGGCGAAAATCGTCGCCCACCTCAAGCGCGTGGCACCGACGGTGCCGGTGGTGTTGTTCAGCAAGGGCGGCGGTCAGCATCTGGAATTGATGACCGAAACCGGCTGCGACGGCCTGGGCCTGGACTGGACCACCGACATCGGCAAGGCTCGCGCCCGGGTTGGCGCGCAGGTGGCGCTGCAGGGCAATCTCGACCCCAGCATTCTCTACGCCAGCCCCAAGCGCATTCGCATGGAAGTGGCCAAGGTGCTGCAGAGCTATGGCAATGGCAGTGGCCACGTGTTCAATATGGGCCATGGCATCACGCCGGGCGTCAACCCTGAGCATGCGGCAGCCATGGTGGCGGCGGTGCACGAGCTCAGCCCGGCCTATCACGCCGCGTAAGCCATGCTGGCCCGAGTGTTGACTGCGCCCATGATTGGCGTGCTGACCTTCGCGCTGAAGTTCGTCGTGCTGATTTTCTGGTTCACGCTGATGCTGCCTGGCGTCGTGCTGCACCTGCTGCCCAGCCGTGCGCTACGGGACCGCACCAGTCGCTATTGCGTGTTCATTGCCCGTCGCTGGGTCGGCACGAACCGACGGCTGTACCGGCTTGTGCATCCGATGGACTGGGAGGTGACGGTCGAGGGCGCGCTGGACCCGACGCGTAACTATTTGGTGGTGAGCAACCACCAGTCGTGGGCCGACATCCTGATCCTGTTTGCGGCCCTGCACGGGCGCATGCCGTTTTTGCGCTTCTTTTTGAAGGATCAGCTCAAGTACATCCCCATCATCGGGCAGGTGTGCTGGGCGATGGAATTTCCGTTCATGAAGCGCCATTCCAAAGAGGCGCTGGCCAAAAATCCTGCGCTGCGCAGCGAGGACCTCGAAACCACGCGCCGCAAGTGCGAGGTCTACAAGCGACAACCGGTTGCACTGGTGAATTTTCTTGAGGGCACGCGCTTCACGCCGGCCAAGCATCTGGCGCAGGCCTCGCCCTATGCTCACCTGCTCAAGCCCAAGAGCGCCGGGCTGGCCTTCACCCTCAATGCAATGGGCGAACAGTTCGCCGGGCTGGTGGACGTGACGCTGGTCTATGCCCCCACCCGCGAAGGTCGCAGTCGTCTGTGGAGCTGGCTTTGCGGCGAGCAGGGCCACGCGTGTCTGCATATTGCGGTGCGCGCCATTCCGTCCGAACTGATGCGTGGCAACTACGAACACGACGTCGACTACCGCGCCCGCTTCCATCAGTGGGTCGCCAAGCTGTGGGCCGAAAAGGACGCCCGTATTTCCGGCCTGAAAAACCCCGACGCTGAAACAGCGCCGGGGTCTTCGTTCACCGCCATTTAGATGGCGATTTCGCCGCCGTCGTCCCGCGTGATGGCGATGGTTGCGGTGCGCGGCCGACGGGAGCCGATGGTGCCGGCCAAGGTCGCATCGGCCGCATACGGCCAACTGCTCTGGTAGTCCGTAAGGTCGCCGCGCTCGCCGGGATGCTGCACGTTGACAAACAGGGTCCGGTAATCCGGCGTGGCCTCCACCCCGGTGATCTCACAGCCGCGCACCCCGACCAGAAACCGCCGCAGATTCGCACCCGGCGCGTCGCCGATGAAGGTGGTCACCAGCTCGCCATCGGCCCCCGGCACATTGAAGCTGCCGCCGTCGCCCACCGTGCCCGGCGTTGCGGCCAGCATCATGCAGTTGGTGGTGTCGGTGTAGGCGCCGTCGTCGGTCTGCAGCCAGAGAATACCGCGCTTGTCGAACCACAGGCCGTCGGGCGCCGAGAAGTCGTTGCTGTCGTCAAGGCCGGACAGGTTGATGGCCGCCGGATAGTTGGCGCGGGCGCCGAACGCGTAGACATCCCAGACGAAGGCGACGGCATCCTGCACGCCGTTTTCGCGCCAGCGGATCACGTGGCCATTGACGTTGCCGGCCGCCGTGTCGAGGCTGCCATCCGGGCCGCCGGTGTAGCTGCGCGGGTTGGCGGCATCACGTGGCTGTGAGCCCGCGCCGCCCTGACCGCGGCCACTGCTGCCGCTGCTGCTGTTGGTCAGCGCGAAATACACCTCGCCGTTGCGCGGATTGACGCCGCCCCATTCCGGACGGTCCATCTTGGTGGCGCCGGCGCGGTCGGCGGCGATACGCGAGTAAATGACGATTTCCGCCGCCGACATGCCCTCGAGCAGCGGGTTGTCGGGGGTCAGTGGCAGCCAGTCGCCGGTGCCGTCACCGTTGAAACGTGCGGCGTAAAGCGTGCCGGTGTCCAGGTACTTGTCGCCGCCTTCGAGACCGAGCGTCGCGTCCGCCGGGTCCCACGCGGTGTCCGAGACGAACTTGAAGATGTACTCGTTGCGTGAGTCATCGCCGGTGTAGGCCACCAGCGGTTCACCCGCCACAGCCGGGGCAAACCAGACCCCCTCGTGCGAGCAGCGCCCGATGGCCGTGCGCTTTTTCGGTGTCGCGTCCGGGTTGTAGGGGTCAATCTCGACCGCGTAGCCGAAATGATGCGGCTCGTTGCGGAAGTCGTTGGCCGCCGACGCGCCGGTCCGTGAGGCATTGAATCGGCGCTGCAGGTTGGCGGCGCCCGCCGGCGTGTCCCAGCCCCGATAGTTGAACCCGGTCGCGCCGGAACTGATGCCGTAACGCGCCAGTTGCGGCGTGTCGTCGCCGGCACCGTCGAGTGTGAAATAGGCGAACCAGTTTTCTTCACC from the Polycyclovorans algicola TG408 genome contains:
- a CDS encoding PhoX family protein translates to MSHHPIEDSNRSDKRVFWDILDASLSRRSVLKGGAAAAITSASGLSLLGLSACSSGSSNGPGEIPEPRLGFSAVAKSLEDRVVLPAGYSASVLYALGDPITEGLAEYPNDGSDDGNWDRRAGDHHDAMAFYPLPKGSQNSDRGVLVINHEALTDQYLHENGPTDLGEGVRPLAEVIKEQFAHGVGVIEVARSSSGWAVDRSSDLNRRWHVNSPMEISGPARGSSLMTTPLSPTGIDTFGTLNDCGHGVTPWGTYLAGEENWFAYFTLDGAGDDTPQLARYGISSGATGFNYRGWDTPAGAANLQRRFNASRTGASAANDFRNEPHHFGYAVEIDPYNPDATPKKRTAIGRCSHEGVWFAPAVAGEPLVAYTGDDSRNEYIFKFVSDTAWDPADATLGLEGGDKYLDTGTLYAARFNGDGTGDWLPLTPDNPLLEGMSAAEIVIYSRIAADRAGATKMDRPEWGGVNPRNGEVYFALTNSSSGSSGRGQGGAGSQPRDAANPRSYTGGPDGSLDTAAGNVNGHVIRWRENGVQDAVAFVWDVYAFGARANYPAAINLSGLDDSNDFSAPDGLWFDKRGILWLQTDDGAYTDTTNCMMLAATPGTVGDGGSFNVPGADGELVTTFIGDAPGANLRRFLVGVRGCEITGVEATPDYRTLFVNVQHPGERGDLTDYQSSWPYAADATLAGTIGSRRPRTATIAITRDDGGEIAI
- a CDS encoding acyltransferase: MLTAPMIGVLTFALKFVVLIFWFTLMLPGVVLHLLPSRALRDRTSRYCVFIARRWVGTNRRLYRLVHPMDWEVTVEGALDPTRNYLVVSNHQSWADILILFAALHGRMPFLRFFLKDQLKYIPIIGQVCWAMEFPFMKRHSKEALAKNPALRSEDLETTRRKCEVYKRQPVALVNFLEGTRFTPAKHLAQASPYAHLLKPKSAGLAFTLNAMGEQFAGLVDVTLVYAPTREGRSRLWSWLCGEQGHACLHIAVRAIPSELMRGNYEHDVDYRARFHQWVAKLWAEKDARISGLKNPDAETAPGSSFTAI
- the hemE gene encoding uroporphyrinogen decarboxylase, whose product is MTTLIQNDRFLRALRREPLDRTPVWFMRQAGRYLPEYRATRAKAGDFMSLCRNPELCAEVAMQPLERYDLDAAILFSDILTVPDAMGLGLSFAEGEGPRFADPIRDPRQIDKLPVPDPNVELRYVMDAVSTIKRALDSRMPLIGFAGSPWTLATYMIEGGSSKDFARAKALMYDAPDAMEALLAKLSAATSLYLQAQIEHGADAVMIFDTWGGALTPEAYVQFSLEPMAKIVAHLKRVAPTVPVVLFSKGGGQHLELMTETGCDGLGLDWTTDIGKARARVGAQVALQGNLDPSILYASPKRIRMEVAKVLQSYGNGSGHVFNMGHGITPGVNPEHAAAMVAAVHELSPAYHAA